The genome window GAAACTTCTTTTCGCGGAAGTTCACTCTCTAAAGACTCCGCCACCGCTGTGTCAACTGGCAAAACGATGTCGACTCCCATCTCTTTTGCTTTTGTGAGCATTTGCTGTGCAAAATCAGCCTTATCTTCTTCGTATAAGGATTTACCAATCCCCTTGCCTTGAACAGCCAAGAAAGTATATGCCATTCCTCCACCAATAAGAATTGCGGAAGCTTTTTCAAGAAGATGGTCGATAACTCCTATTTTGTCAGAAACTTTTGCTCCTCCCAAAATGAGGACAAAAGGTTTTTCAGGAGTTTCGCTCACTGTACTGAGCATCTCTATTTCACGAGTTATCAAATTGCCCGCAAATGAAGGAAGATACTCCATTACCCCTCTTGTTGAAGCATGTGCTCTATGCGATGCGCTAAAAGCATCCATAACAAAGACATCAAAGGGGGCAGCAAGCTCTTTTGCAAAATCGAGATTGTTCTTTTCCTCTTCTGGATAAAATCTAATATTTTCCAAAAGTACGACACTGCCTTTAGGAGCAGAATCAATAGCTTTCTGCACATTTTCTCCGATGGAATCATTAACGAAGATAACGGGACAATTCAATATCTCTTTTACATTCTTTACTATATGCATAAGAGACAGGCTTTCAACTTTTTTGCCTTTAGGACGTCCTAAATGAGAGACAAGCGTTACTTTTGCTCCCCACTCAAAAAGCTGTCGAATTGTGTTCACGTGTGCCCTGATTCGTGTTGTGTCAGAAACTACTCCCTCTTTTAAGGGAACATTGAAGTCAACACGAAGAAGAACATTTTTCCCCTCAACATCCTGACGAGAAAATTCTCGCAACTTCATTTTTTACAGCCCTTTCTTAATCATATAATTGACAAGGTCAATACAACGGCACGTATATCCCCACTCGTTATCATACCAAGCTAAAATTTTAACCATATTGCCTATAGACATTGTATGGCGAGCTGCAAAAATAGAAGAGTGTTCATCTCCGATAAAATCTGAGGAAACAAGGTCATCTTCTTCGTAAACAACGTATTTTTTCATATCACTTGTTGCGCGTTTTTTAACGGCTTCATTGATTTCCTGAGCTGAAGCTTCTTTCTTAAGCTCAGCAACAAGGTCAACAACTGATACATCAGGTGTCGGCACTCGCAAAGCAATGCCATTCAATTTCCCCTTGAGTTCGGGAATAACCAACCCTATAGCCTTTGCTGCACCTGTTGATGTAGGAACCATAGAAAGAGCTGCTGCACGTCCTCGATGTAATTTTTTATGTGAAGAATCCATAAGCTTCTGATCGTTTGTATAAGAATGAGTTGTTGTCATAAGGCCACGTTCTATACCAAACTCTTCGTTCAATATTCTGGCCACTGGAGCAAGGCAGTTTGTTGTGCATGATGCGTTAGAAACGACATGATCTTTTGCGGGGTTATATTGTTCTTCATTAACACCCATAACAAATGTTGGAATTCCATCGCCACTGCCAGGAGCTGTTATAACAACTTTTTTCGCTCCTGCTTTTATATGATTCTGAGCGCCTTCAAGATCTTTGTAAACTCCAGAAGACTCGATAACAATATCTACGCCAAGATCTCCCCAATTAAAATCTGCAGGATCTTTAATTGCTAAAACCTTAACTGTGTCACCGTTAACAATAAGGTTATCTCCATCAACCTCGACTTCGCCAGGAAAACGACGATGGATAGAATCATATTTGAACATATAGGCTCGTTGCTCGGGTGTAGTACGGCTATTTGTTGCAACTATTTCAAAAAGACCCTCCTTGTCATATTGATACATCGCCCGCAAGGCGAGTCTCCCTATACGGCCAAATCCATTAATTGCTACTCGAACCTTTTTCATCTTACAGCACCCTTTCTATACATTCATTGTATTTAAATGTTATATTCCACTTTACAGTATTATATACCGTGCGGTAATTGTTCAGCCATTGTCTTCAATTTTTGCCAACGATATTTAACAGTACTTTTACTGACTGGTTTAGATAACATCTGACCCAATTCAGTCAATGTTGCGCTAGGATATTGCATGCGAACTTCAATAAGCTCTCTCAATGTTTCAGGCAACGTATTTAAAATTCTTTCATTCTGGAAAACCTTTGCTATTTCAAGTTGCCATTCCGCAGCTTCCAATGTCTTCCGAATATTTGATGCGTCACAATTCACGAGTCTATTTGCTTTATCGCGCATTGCCCGAACGATAGCCTTTTCTTCCAATTTCAGAGAGGTATCAAACAACTTATAGTGACTTAAAAGTGTTACGATCTTTTCCTGATCGCGTAAAAGTAGCTCATACTGACCATCTACAATACGTTTTCCTACAGGGAATTGATTATTTTTCAATATGGACAAAACCAATTCCATTATTTTATAAAACCTGAAACGAAAAGCTAAGTAATAACCTGTCTTAGGAACATACAAAGAGCCACAATTGCCCCAAACACCTCTCATCCATTGCCAATCGCTCTTTTTCCTTGCATTTTCTCCCCAAAAGATAACTTCTTTCATAATAGGCTGAGGAATCCGAAGTGTTACGCTTCCACGAAAATTAGCAGGGACATTAAGCATCGATGATAAATCAAGTCTTTTTCCCCAACGTGATGACGCCCAAATTCTTCTAAGCCGCCTAAAGACCCAAAGTCTTCGTCCAGAAAGAACAAACCTGCCCTGCGACATAGTTTCGGGATACACCGTCAAAAGCCCCCAAAGGATTCCTGCCGTCTCAGAATCTATATCAGTACTAGACAATGGAGAGAAAACCCATTCATCCCACATTATTTCACTCAAGGTTTTCATAGCATTATTACACTTCTTTCATATCTCTACATATTCGCATCAGCGTCTCGGAGAGCGCCTGACTATCATGACGTACAACCGATCCCTCGTAGACCTTTACGTAATTGCTTTCTATTATCTGGCAGTTTTTTTCAAGCAGTATCTCTCTTTGAGAATCATCCAAATATAACGGGATAGCCCCTTCTTTCAAATATGCCTCTAAAAAAGGTGCAGGAATGGAACCATTGTTAACAACGATAAAATTAGGAGCGATTCCAAGTATCTTTTCGATCCATTCCACATGTTCCACTACGTTCATACCATCGGTTTCTCCAGGCTGAGACATTAAATTAGCAACATACACTCTGGGCAAAGGCGATTCTTGTATTTTCTGTGCTATTTTGGGAAGCAACAGATTCGGTAAAACACTTGTGAAAAGACTACCTGGCCCTAAAACGATAAGATCCCCTTCATCAATAGCTCTAATTACATCAGGTAATGGCTGGGGATCGGAGGGTTCAAGCCATATTCGTTTAACCTTTTGACCACATCTGCACGATGATATTTCTAATTCTCCTCGAAGAAGTTGACCCTCTTCTATCTCTGCAACAAGGGAGACCGCTTCTGTGGTTACAGGTAAAACTCTGCCTCTGATAGCAAGAAGATGGTTCATTTCCTCGACAGCAAGACGAAAATCTCCCGATATTTCAGTTACAGCAAGCAAGATAAGGTTTCCAAGGCTATGACCGGAAAGATCGCCCCGATCAAAGCGGAAATCAAGTATATTCCGAAGGGCATTATCGTTTTCAGCTAAAGCGACAATACAGTTTCGAACATCACCAGGAGGGAGAACTCCCCATTCTTGGCGTAAGCGCCCAGAACTCCCGCCTTCATCAGTTACAGTAACTACTGCTGTGATATTACGAGTAAAAGATTTTAATCCTTTAAGAAGAGTAGAAAGACCAGTTCCTCCTCCTAAAGCAACAATATGAGGTCCCATAGAAAGTCGATACTCTACTACCCTCGCCATAACATCAGTTTTGACAGGGGATGAGCGTAGAAACCCTGGCCATCTATCCTTCCAAGAAAGAACAAAAATCGTTAAAAAAGCAGTAAGTAATCCTAAAAAATATGCTACGCGCCAATCCATTACTCTCGCACCTGACTCCGATTTATATCTCTATGACGAATTGTGCATCGTACATTCTGTTCCTTAAAATGCTTTGCGAGCCATTCGACCGTCGCCACTGAACGATGTTGCCCTCCAGTACAGCCCACGGCTATATGAAACGGTGATTTTCCCGAAGCCAAATAAACGGGAATAAGAAAATCAAAAAACTCGTAACAACGAGTTAAAAAAAGCTGTGTTTCATCTGAAGATAAAATATAGCTTTGTACATTTAAATCTTTACCGTTGAGCGGACGCAGATGGGGGACATAGTGTGGATTGACTAAAAAGCGAACGTCCAATACAAAATCACTATCTTGGGGAATTCCGTATTTAAATCCAAAAGAAGAAAAAACGACAGAAGATGATGCTTCAGTCCGAATAAATTCAGAAATAAGCCGTTCTTTAAGCTCTCGGATAGAGAGTCCAGATGTGTCAAGAACTACATCAGCATACTCTCTGACAGGGGCCAACAAAATACGTTCACGTTGAATTCCTTCTAATATAGGGATATGATCCCCCAATGGGTGACGACGACGTGTCGTTTCGAAACGGCGAACAAGGCTCTCATTCGATGAATCCAAAAAAAGCACCTGAACTAAGGAGATAGATCTCTTTAAAGCATCCACAATAGAAAATAGATCGTTCAAAAGACGTTCTCCACGAATATCCACGACAGCAACTAGTCCTTCTTGCACTGCTCCACGATGTTGCGACAACAACCCCATAAGCTGAGGAAGCAATGCCGGAGGAATATTATCAATCGCAAAAAAACCCTGATCTTCAAGAATATTTAAGGCCGTAGATTTTCCAGCCCCAGACATTCCCGTAATAATAAGACAGCGCTGAACGCTATTATTTTTTATGTCCACATTCTTTCTCCCAATCCCGAAGAATTTCAACCCCATGCCGTATTACAGGCGCCACAGCTTCGAAACACTCTTCTGCCCCCGTTTGGCTTCCTGGTACAGCTATGATCAAGCTTTTCTTTCTCGTAACAGCCAGTCCCCGAGAAAGGATAGAACGAGGAGTGTAATAGACAGTGCGACTTCTCATAAATTCACCTATCCCTGGAATTATCTTATCAGCAATAGATTCCAGAGCTTCTGGAGTAACATCTCGACTAGAAAGACCTGTTCCGCCAGTGACAAGAATGACATGCAAATCTGCTTCGTCCACCCATTTACACAACAATTTTTCAATTTCACTCTGCTCGTCAGGGAGTATATATTGTTTCTCAACAATCCCCCCAATACGAGAGACCGCCTTTGCCAAAGCCGGACCGGCAGTATCTTCTCGCAACCCCTGGCTGGCCTTATCGCTTACTGTCAAAATTCCAACATGAAGTGGTTTCCACATTTGGATATCTGAAGAGACAGAGATAAAGCCTCCCTGCTGAACAGAAAGCTTCCATAGAGAAGGAGCCTCTTCTGCATCTACACGCAAAATAACGTCACTTTCCGAGAAAGCAAGAATGTTACCCACTTCCAAATCCTGGTCAAGAGAAGCCCTCAGGACAAAGGCCGCTCCTTGAATCTCAGGAAGCAATCCAGGCTTTGTTATGAGAATATCTGACATATTTCCATTTATTGAAGATGAGCCGTCAGCACGCATATTGACATAGCATATCCCGTACTCTCTATGATCATCTTTGTTAAGAATTCCAAGAAGTTTCATTCATGTTCCCCCTCTGGCGAGTGATAATCGCCACTTTTGCCTCCACTTTTTCGAAGCAATCGAATATTATGTATTATCATGCCTTTATCAATACCCTTACACATATCGTAAACAG of Aminobacterium sp. MB27-C1 contains these proteins:
- the whiA gene encoding DNA-binding protein WhiA; the protein is MKTLSEIMWDEWVFSPLSSTDIDSETAGILWGLLTVYPETMSQGRFVLSGRRLWVFRRLRRIWASSRWGKRLDLSSMLNVPANFRGSVTLRIPQPIMKEVIFWGENARKKSDWQWMRGVWGNCGSLYVPKTGYYLAFRFRFYKIMELVLSILKNNQFPVGKRIVDGQYELLLRDQEKIVTLLSHYKLFDTSLKLEEKAIVRAMRDKANRLVNCDASNIRKTLEAAEWQLEIAKVFQNERILNTLPETLRELIEVRMQYPSATLTELGQMLSKPVSKSTVKYRWQKLKTMAEQLPHGI
- the rapZ gene encoding RNase adapter RapZ codes for the protein MDIKNNSVQRCLIITGMSGAGKSTALNILEDQGFFAIDNIPPALLPQLMGLLSQHRGAVQEGLVAVVDIRGERLLNDLFSIVDALKRSISLVQVLFLDSSNESLVRRFETTRRRHPLGDHIPILEGIQRERILLAPVREYADVVLDTSGLSIRELKERLISEFIRTEASSSVVFSSFGFKYGIPQDSDFVLDVRFLVNPHYVPHLRPLNGKDLNVQSYILSSDETQLFLTRCYEFFDFLIPVYLASGKSPFHIAVGCTGGQHRSVATVEWLAKHFKEQNVRCTIRHRDINRSQVRE
- the pgk gene encoding phosphoglycerate kinase, with protein sequence MKLREFSRQDVEGKNVLLRVDFNVPLKEGVVSDTTRIRAHVNTIRQLFEWGAKVTLVSHLGRPKGKKVESLSLMHIVKNVKEILNCPVIFVNDSIGENVQKAIDSAPKGSVVLLENIRFYPEEEKNNLDFAKELAAPFDVFVMDAFSASHRAHASTRGVMEYLPSFAGNLITREIEMLSTVSETPEKPFVLILGGAKVSDKIGVIDHLLEKASAILIGGGMAYTFLAVQGKGIGKSLYEEDKADFAQQMLTKAKEMGVDIVLPVDTAVAESLESELPRKEVSVDDISFADMGLDIGTKTAALFASYIEKAKTVLWNGPMGVFENPTLAEGTRLVAKAVEKCTENGGITVVGGGDTASAVKKLGFAEKVTHVSTGGGASLEFCEGKVLPGIELLLIK
- a CDS encoding molybdenum cofactor biosynthesis protein B, with product MKLLGILNKDDHREYGICYVNMRADGSSSINGNMSDILITKPGLLPEIQGAAFVLRASLDQDLEVGNILAFSESDVILRVDAEEAPSLWKLSVQQGGFISVSSDIQMWKPLHVGILTVSDKASQGLREDTAGPALAKAVSRIGGIVEKQYILPDEQSEIEKLLCKWVDEADLHVILVTGGTGLSSRDVTPEALESIADKIIPGIGEFMRSRTVYYTPRSILSRGLAVTRKKSLIIAVPGSQTGAEECFEAVAPVIRHGVEILRDWEKECGHKK
- the gap gene encoding type I glyceraldehyde-3-phosphate dehydrogenase; amino-acid sequence: MKKVRVAINGFGRIGRLALRAMYQYDKEGLFEIVATNSRTTPEQRAYMFKYDSIHRRFPGEVEVDGDNLIVNGDTVKVLAIKDPADFNWGDLGVDIVIESSGVYKDLEGAQNHIKAGAKKVVITAPGSGDGIPTFVMGVNEEQYNPAKDHVVSNASCTTNCLAPVARILNEEFGIERGLMTTTHSYTNDQKLMDSSHKKLHRGRAAALSMVPTSTGAAKAIGLVIPELKGKLNGIALRVPTPDVSVVDLVAELKKEASAQEINEAVKKRATSDMKKYVVYEEDDLVSSDFIGDEHSSIFAARHTMSIGNMVKILAWYDNEWGYTCRCIDLVNYMIKKGL
- the yvcK gene encoding gluconeogenesis factor YvcK family protein, giving the protein MDWRVAYFLGLLTAFLTIFVLSWKDRWPGFLRSSPVKTDVMARVVEYRLSMGPHIVALGGGTGLSTLLKGLKSFTRNITAVVTVTDEGGSSGRLRQEWGVLPPGDVRNCIVALAENDNALRNILDFRFDRGDLSGHSLGNLILLAVTEISGDFRLAVEEMNHLLAIRGRVLPVTTEAVSLVAEIEEGQLLRGELEISSCRCGQKVKRIWLEPSDPQPLPDVIRAIDEGDLIVLGPGSLFTSVLPNLLLPKIAQKIQESPLPRVYVANLMSQPGETDGMNVVEHVEWIEKILGIAPNFIVVNNGSIPAPFLEAYLKEGAIPLYLDDSQREILLEKNCQIIESNYVKVYEGSVVRHDSQALSETLMRICRDMKEV